TTCACCATCGATTTCTCGTGCTATTCCGGTTGTTTCCgttgttccttcttcttcaacGTTATGCTCTTGCGCTTCTGTTTTGTTTGGATATAATTTATGATCTAACACTTTGAAAACCTGAGGAACTTTCgaataaggaaaataaaaagtataaGTGATATATAGAACTACATGTAATATTTGGAATTTAATGCCCAAGGTTTGCATACACTAGTAATGgtagtatatataaatacctTTATGTAGATCAGAACCAAATGTTGAACCCGTATTGCATGAAATTGCAAAAACATCTTCCTCATTATCTTCAGACCTCACGAAGTGTTCATGATTAATGTAAGAAAgtacgtattttttaaattctttgaattcttcaaattctttaaattcttcaaattcttcaatttcttcaatttcttcaaatccttcaaattcgttaaattcattaaattctttacaaTCTTCAGTGGGATCATCGTTTTCAcatttatgtgcatataataagTATATGGTCTCAGAATctttaatatatttgcaATAACCCCTGTTAGAGAttatggcatttttttcatcagtATTATAACATGCGTCAGAAAATAAATAGTAATCATAAgctct
This Plasmodium cynomolgi strain B DNA, scaffold: 0090, whole genome shotgun sequence DNA region includes the following protein-coding sequences:
- a CDS encoding hypothetical protein (putative); the encoded protein is RTRFRFGCEIYKKYCLYFKYWILDELISDKVLSNKFLEFFDLWNNRLKDIWPKCEFKIKNLCDLILLKRAYDYYLFSDACYNTDEKNAIISNRGYCKYIKDSETIYLLYAHKCENDDPTEDCKEFNEFNEFEGFEEIEEIEEFEEFKEFEEFKEFKKYVLSYINHEHFVRSEDNEEDVFAISCNTGSTFGSDLHKGIYIYYHY